One window of the Nitrospiraceae bacterium genome contains the following:
- a CDS encoding arylsulfatase has product MRGFKGKIELDTRNSKPDWTPFLPPKAPEGAPNILFILYDDTGQAAWSPYGGAISMPTLDKLAADGLTYTNWHTTSLCSPTRSTLLTGRTHWINGYANVAEGAEGFPGYSTRFPKEVTTIAEVLQANGYATLWLGKNHNVPEVDVAPGAYRGEWPLQKGWDRFYGFLGGETNQWYPFLTKDNDFIDPPYTPEEGYHLSKDLADQAIEMLRNKNASNPSRPFFMWFNPGANHAPHQAPEEWIAKYKGKFDDGYDAYREWVTKRMKEKGIIPENTVNTAVNPLPKDVANALDYVRPWDSLNDQEKQLFNRMAEVWAAYSSYTDHQIGRVIDYLKESGQYENTLIIYAADNGTSGEGSPNGSVNENKFFNSFPDSLEDNMKYIDKLGGPDTYQHFPTGWAAAFSAPYKFFKRYSGYEGGTADPLVISWPKGIKARGELRHQYHHSTDIVPTLLEITGLKMPEFNHGVKQYPVYGVSMAYTFDAKPDDPTHKHVQIYEMFGTRGIWKDGWHATSVHVPLGGKGHFDKDKWELYNMEEDRSQSKNLADKYPDKLKELKELWMEQAKQNNVLPLDDRLAVEIITTPRPTGEPPRDTYKYYPDTEPVPEGVAVNVRGRSYKILANVEITDKTEGVIFAMGSRFGGHALFIKDKKLYYVYNFLGIKPEQVFESNKTLKPGKYTLGMEFEKTGQGKHGESLGETKLYIDDKVVASGKMRTQPGKFSFSGEGLCVGYDSEDAVSAMYRAPGKFTGGKIQGVAVSVKGEPYVNIETEAKRMMMKW; this is encoded by the coding sequence ATGCGCGGCTTCAAGGGCAAGATTGAACTGGATACCCGCAATTCCAAACCGGATTGGACGCCCTTCCTTCCCCCAAAAGCTCCTGAAGGCGCGCCGAACATCCTCTTCATCCTGTACGACGACACGGGGCAAGCGGCCTGGTCACCCTATGGCGGCGCCATCAGCATGCCGACACTCGACAAACTCGCCGCCGATGGGTTGACCTACACCAATTGGCATACCACCTCTCTGTGCTCGCCGACACGCTCCACGCTACTGACCGGCCGCACCCATTGGATCAACGGGTATGCCAATGTCGCCGAAGGTGCGGAGGGATTCCCGGGCTACAGTACCCGATTTCCCAAAGAGGTCACGACCATTGCAGAAGTGTTGCAGGCCAATGGCTATGCCACCTTGTGGCTCGGCAAGAACCACAATGTGCCGGAAGTTGACGTGGCGCCGGGCGCGTATCGCGGCGAGTGGCCGCTGCAGAAGGGGTGGGACCGCTTCTACGGCTTTCTCGGCGGCGAGACCAACCAGTGGTATCCGTTCCTGACCAAGGACAACGATTTCATCGACCCACCGTACACGCCTGAGGAAGGCTACCACCTGTCCAAGGACCTCGCTGATCAGGCAATCGAGATGCTCCGTAACAAGAACGCCTCCAACCCATCCAGGCCCTTCTTCATGTGGTTCAATCCTGGCGCCAACCATGCCCCCCACCAGGCCCCCGAGGAATGGATAGCGAAATACAAGGGCAAATTCGACGACGGGTACGACGCCTATCGCGAATGGGTAACCAAGCGCATGAAGGAGAAAGGCATCATCCCCGAAAATACCGTCAACACCGCCGTCAATCCTCTTCCGAAAGACGTGGCCAACGCCTTGGATTACGTACGTCCCTGGGATTCCCTGAACGACCAGGAAAAGCAGCTCTTCAACCGCATGGCAGAGGTCTGGGCGGCCTATTCCTCCTACACGGACCATCAGATCGGCCGTGTCATCGACTACCTGAAGGAATCAGGCCAGTACGAAAACACCCTCATCATCTATGCGGCCGACAACGGCACCTCAGGAGAGGGCTCGCCCAATGGTTCGGTGAACGAGAACAAGTTTTTCAATAGCTTTCCGGACAGTCTCGAAGACAACATGAAGTACATAGACAAGCTGGGTGGCCCTGATACCTACCAACACTTTCCCACTGGCTGGGCCGCGGCATTCTCGGCGCCCTACAAATTCTTCAAGCGCTACTCGGGGTACGAGGGGGGTACCGCGGATCCGCTGGTGATCAGCTGGCCCAAGGGCATCAAGGCACGGGGCGAGCTGCGCCACCAGTACCACCATTCAACGGATATCGTGCCGACCTTGCTTGAAATCACCGGCCTCAAAATGCCGGAGTTCAATCACGGCGTGAAGCAGTACCCGGTCTACGGTGTTTCCATGGCTTACACGTTTGATGCCAAACCGGACGACCCGACGCATAAGCATGTCCAGATCTACGAGATGTTCGGCACACGGGGCATCTGGAAGGACGGCTGGCACGCGACCTCCGTGCACGTACCGCTGGGCGGCAAGGGCCACTTCGACAAGGACAAATGGGAGCTCTACAACATGGAGGAGGACCGCTCGCAGTCGAAAAACCTCGCCGACAAATACCCGGACAAGCTGAAGGAGCTCAAAGAGCTCTGGATGGAACAGGCAAAACAGAACAACGTGCTGCCACTCGATGATCGCCTTGCTGTAGAAATTATAACAACCCCGCGCCCCACCGGGGAACCTCCCCGCGACACCTACAAATATTATCCGGATACGGAACCTGTACCCGAAGGCGTGGCTGTCAACGTGCGCGGGCGTTCCTACAAGATCCTTGCCAACGTCGAGATCACCGACAAAACCGAAGGCGTGATCTTTGCTATGGGCTCACGCTTCGGCGGCCATGCGCTGTTCATCAAGGACAAGAAACTCTACTACGTGTACAACTTCCTTGGCATCAAGCCGGAGCAGGTGTTCGAGTCCAACAAGACACTGAAACCGGGTAAATACACGCTGGGTATGGAGTTCGAGAAGACAGGCCAAGGCAAACATGGCGAGTCCCTTGGTGAGACCAAACTCTATATCGACGACAAGGTGGTGGCGTCCGGCAAGATGCGCACTCAGCCGGGCAAGTTCAGCTTCTCCGGTGAAGGCCTCTGCGTAGGATACGACAGCGAAGACGCGGTGAGCGCGATGTACAGGGCTCCGGGTAAATTCACCGGCGGTAAGATCCAGGGCGTTGCAGTATCGGTCAAGGGCGAGCCCTACGTGAACATCGAAACCGAAGCCAAGCGCATGATGATGAAGTGGTGA
- a CDS encoding amidohydrolase family protein has translation MPGLTDAHWHSMFNFWPISKVMTADFGLLSIAASKAARETLMRGFTTVRDVGGNSFPIYRAVNSGLSVGPRIYPSGGYISQTSGHGDFRGPNDVPENPGTPLDYAQRVGHTLIADGVPEVIKRSREVLRMGATQIKVMAGGGVSSLYDPLDVTQYTFDEMKAAVEVAKSWNTYVAIHANTDAAIRLWIDAGAMSVEHGFFISEDTAKLMAKKGVWWSMQPMDVEGEDAFKFESPISTAKYVQVVAGLDKVVALAKKYKVKTAFGTDLLFDPKLATKQGKFLAKLKKWYTPYEALKMATHDNAQLFKLSGPRDPYPGKLGVIEEGAYADMLLVDGNPLENLDLVANPEKNFLIIMKDGKIYKNTIQ, from the coding sequence ATGCCGGGCCTCACAGACGCCCACTGGCACTCGATGTTCAATTTCTGGCCGATCAGCAAGGTCATGACTGCGGACTTCGGCCTGCTCAGCATTGCCGCGAGCAAGGCGGCGCGGGAAACCCTCATGCGCGGCTTTACCACGGTGCGCGACGTCGGGGGCAATTCCTTCCCGATCTACAGGGCCGTAAATTCTGGACTGAGCGTCGGTCCGCGCATCTATCCTTCGGGCGGCTACATTAGCCAGACATCCGGCCATGGCGACTTTCGGGGGCCGAACGACGTGCCGGAGAATCCGGGAACGCCGTTGGACTACGCGCAAAGGGTTGGGCATACGTTAATCGCCGATGGTGTGCCCGAAGTCATCAAACGTTCCCGCGAAGTGCTGCGCATGGGCGCCACGCAGATCAAGGTCATGGCAGGCGGGGGCGTCAGTTCGCTGTATGACCCGCTGGACGTCACGCAGTACACCTTCGATGAGATGAAGGCGGCTGTCGAGGTAGCGAAGAGCTGGAACACCTACGTGGCGATCCATGCCAACACCGACGCCGCGATCCGGTTGTGGATCGACGCGGGTGCGATGTCCGTCGAGCACGGCTTTTTCATCAGCGAGGACACCGCCAAGCTGATGGCCAAGAAGGGCGTGTGGTGGAGTATGCAGCCCATGGACGTCGAAGGCGAGGATGCCTTCAAGTTCGAAAGCCCCATCAGCACAGCCAAGTATGTACAGGTTGTCGCCGGCCTGGACAAGGTGGTTGCGCTGGCCAAGAAGTACAAGGTCAAGACGGCCTTCGGCACGGACCTGCTGTTCGATCCCAAGTTGGCGACGAAGCAGGGCAAGTTCCTCGCCAAGCTGAAGAAGTGGTACACCCCGTATGAGGCGCTGAAGATGGCCACGCACGACAACGCGCAACTCTTCAAACTGAGCGGGCCGCGTGATCCCTATCCCGGCAAGCTAGGCGTTATAGAGGAAGGCGCCTACGCTGACATGCTGCTCGTGGACGGCAACCCACTCGAGAACCTCGATCTCGTCGCCAATCCAGAGAAAAACTTCCTGATTATCATGAAGGACGGCAAGATTTATAAGAACACCATCCAGTGA
- a CDS encoding IS110 family transposase, with protein sequence MTRPPALVGMEACGGAHYWARELTKLGHEVRLIAPQYVKPWVQTNKSDAADARAIGRAVQEPGMRFVGLASETQQAVQALHRVRSLSLSNRTALVNQTRGILLEYGVAIPQGVAAVRKMLPLLLADERWAPLLQQFLIDQQAEWQYWDAKIEAVTAQIKRENAAQPICSRLEQARGIGPLGASALWGKTAGQSSQNGRHFAATLGLVPKHTGTGGKVRLGGISKRGERYLRQLLIHGARAVVRQVGEKPDRLSCWIRRLVARRGMKKAIVALANKNARMAFALIHGEQLYDVTKMCGAA encoded by the coding sequence ATGACACGCCCGCCCGCCCTCGTCGGGATGGAAGCCTGTGGCGGGGCTCATTACTGGGCGCGGGAGCTGACGAAGCTGGGGCACGAGGTGCGGCTGATCGCTCCGCAGTATGTCAAACCGTGGGTGCAGACCAATAAGAGTGATGCCGCCGATGCCCGAGCGATCGGTCGCGCGGTGCAAGAGCCGGGGATGCGGTTCGTCGGCCTGGCGAGCGAAACGCAGCAGGCCGTGCAAGCCCTCCATCGGGTCCGGAGTCTCTCCCTGAGCAATCGCACCGCCCTCGTGAATCAGACCCGTGGCATCTTACTGGAATACGGCGTGGCCATTCCCCAGGGAGTCGCCGCGGTTCGGAAGATGCTGCCCCTCCTGCTAGCCGACGAGCGATGGGCCCCTCTGCTCCAACAGTTTTTGATCGACCAACAGGCGGAGTGGCAATATTGGGATGCCAAGATTGAGGCGGTGACGGCTCAGATCAAACGGGAGAATGCCGCGCAGCCGATCTGTTCCCGACTCGAGCAAGCTCGCGGCATTGGCCCCTTAGGCGCCTCGGCTCTCTGGGGCAAAACGGCGGGCCAGTCCTCTCAGAACGGCCGCCATTTCGCCGCCACGTTGGGGCTGGTCCCCAAGCACACCGGCACGGGAGGGAAGGTCCGGCTCGGGGGGATCAGTAAACGGGGAGAGCGCTATCTCCGGCAGTTGCTGATTCATGGGGCCCGGGCGGTCGTGAGGCAAGTGGGGGAGAAACCCGATCGCCTCAGCTGTTGGATCCGGCGGCTCGTGGCCCGCCGGGGGATGAAGAAGGCGATCGTGGCCTTGGCGAATAAGAATGCGCGGATGGCCTTCGCGCTCATCCACGGGGAGCAGCTGTATGATGTCACAAAAATGTGCGGGGCCGCGTAA
- a CDS encoding type II toxin-antitoxin system VapC family toxin, with product MILCDVNVYIYAFRRDVENHALYKAWLEKTFIAEPAVGVSEMVLSAVVRIATHPRIFAHPSKLEEVLSFAQFLLEQPNTVRVVPGPRHWQFFTQLCRNGGTKGNLVADAYFAALAIESGCEWITTDRDFSRFPGLRWRHPLANPSEP from the coding sequence GTGATCCTTTGCGATGTCAATGTTTACATTTATGCCTTTCGCCGGGATGTCGAAAACCATGCGCTGTATAAGGCATGGCTTGAGAAAACCTTTATTGCCGAGCCTGCAGTCGGTGTATCCGAGATGGTACTTTCAGCCGTCGTCCGTATCGCAACTCATCCCCGAATTTTTGCCCATCCAAGTAAATTGGAAGAAGTCCTGAGTTTTGCACAATTTCTTCTGGAACAACCCAATACTGTCCGGGTCGTACCTGGACCCCGCCATTGGCAATTCTTCACACAACTTTGCCGGAATGGAGGGACCAAGGGAAATCTCGTAGCCGATGCTTACTTCGCCGCCCTAGCAATCGAATCCGGCTGCGAATGGATTACCACCGACCGGGATTTTTCACGTTTTCCAGGTTTGCGTTGGCGCCACCCTCTTGCCAATCCTTCTGAACCCTAA
- a CDS encoding cation:dicarboxylase symporter family transporter produces the protein MPNPAKTTPRLSLSAKILLGMGLGIIAGIFFGEATQPISVFGQIFIQLLQMAILPFLMVSLMTGLGSLTYEEAISMGKKAGGILVLLWLIALTVVAVLPLTFPQWPSAMFFSPSLIEETQPIDFLQLYIPANPFFSLANSIVPAVVLFSIVMGVALIGIEKKQPMLDVLSVIMKAMTRVTDFVMKLAPVGVFSIAASAAGTLNFEELGRLQIFLISQMVAAVFLTFWVLPALVANLTPLPYMKVLRSVRGALVTAFATGNSMIILPLLTEGGRKLLEEAELADEETTSAIEVIVPTSYTFPSSGLLLSLAFVPFAGWFAGSALSLVQYPGFLVSGLASFFGGTMIGIPFLLDLFRIPADMFQLFVTVDVFTGRLGTMTAAMHMWVLGLLGSCAMAGKLRVRWGRLVGYLTVCFLVGVVLMGGTHLFFTYAIDPNYNKYQAFVEMALRYEPAKNTIRELTPEEKSLTSSESVDLEGIRRRGVLRVGFFRDSLPFAFRNETGGLVGFDIEMAHMLAKTLQVEVEFLQLPERGKIVEYLNANICDIVMSGSALRPGMAEQVIFSEGYMDSTVAFLVKDHNREVFSSWQKIQRLPDVKIGVSAYSQYYQTAAQKLLPKATLMPIKSPREFFKDDGKNIDALLYVAEAGSAWTLIYPAYTVAVPLPNPIKIPFVYPMPQSHRNFADVVNAWLKLKQQDGTLDTVFEHWILGRGAKKKTPRWSIIRDVLHWVE, from the coding sequence ATGCCAAACCCTGCTAAAACCACTCCACGTCTAAGCCTTTCCGCCAAAATTCTTCTGGGAATGGGCTTGGGAATTATTGCCGGAATTTTTTTCGGAGAAGCCACTCAACCGATCTCGGTCTTCGGTCAGATTTTCATCCAATTATTGCAGATGGCTATTCTGCCGTTCTTGATGGTCTCACTGATGACCGGGCTCGGGAGCCTGACGTATGAAGAGGCTATCTCAATGGGCAAGAAAGCGGGAGGAATTTTGGTGCTCTTATGGCTGATAGCGCTGACCGTGGTGGCCGTCCTCCCCCTAACATTCCCTCAGTGGCCATCAGCGATGTTTTTCAGCCCCTCCTTAATCGAAGAGACTCAACCGATCGATTTTCTCCAATTGTACATCCCGGCCAATCCGTTTTTTTCTCTCGCCAACAGTATCGTTCCGGCGGTGGTGCTGTTTAGTATCGTGATGGGAGTGGCGTTGATCGGCATCGAAAAGAAACAGCCCATGCTCGATGTGCTGTCGGTCATTATGAAAGCCATGACCAGAGTGACGGACTTTGTGATGAAACTGGCCCCTGTGGGGGTATTTTCCATTGCCGCGAGTGCGGCTGGAACCTTAAATTTTGAGGAATTGGGACGTTTACAGATCTTCCTCATTTCCCAGATGGTTGCCGCGGTCTTCCTCACGTTCTGGGTCCTGCCGGCACTGGTGGCCAACCTCACTCCGTTGCCCTACATGAAAGTTCTGCGGTCGGTTCGGGGGGCGCTCGTGACCGCCTTTGCGACGGGGAATTCCATGATCATTCTTCCCCTGCTGACGGAAGGGGGGCGGAAACTGCTCGAAGAAGCGGAATTGGCCGATGAAGAAACCACTTCCGCCATTGAGGTCATTGTGCCGACCTCCTATACCTTTCCATCTTCCGGTTTGTTGCTCAGCCTGGCCTTCGTCCCTTTTGCGGGATGGTTTGCCGGGTCGGCTTTGTCCTTGGTCCAATATCCGGGTTTTTTGGTGTCGGGTCTGGCGAGTTTCTTCGGCGGCACCATGATCGGGATACCCTTTTTGTTGGATCTGTTCCGGATTCCTGCGGACATGTTTCAACTGTTTGTGACCGTGGATGTCTTCACAGGTCGGTTGGGGACCATGACGGCCGCCATGCACATGTGGGTGCTTGGACTCCTGGGAAGTTGTGCCATGGCCGGAAAATTGCGTGTTCGTTGGGGAAGATTGGTGGGCTATCTGACCGTCTGTTTCCTGGTCGGTGTCGTGCTCATGGGGGGAACCCACCTGTTTTTCACATATGCCATCGATCCCAATTACAACAAATATCAAGCCTTTGTCGAAATGGCGTTGAGGTACGAGCCTGCCAAGAACACGATTCGCGAATTGACTCCAGAGGAGAAAAGCCTGACCTCATCCGAAAGCGTTGATCTGGAAGGGATCCGCAGACGCGGGGTGCTTCGAGTCGGGTTTTTCAGGGATAGTCTGCCGTTTGCATTCCGGAATGAAACCGGCGGACTCGTCGGGTTTGATATTGAAATGGCTCACATGCTGGCCAAAACCCTTCAAGTGGAGGTGGAATTTCTCCAACTCCCGGAACGGGGCAAGATTGTGGAATATCTGAACGCGAATATTTGCGACATCGTTATGTCCGGATCGGCGCTCAGACCGGGAATGGCCGAACAAGTGATTTTTTCTGAAGGATACATGGATTCTACGGTAGCCTTCCTTGTGAAAGATCATAATCGGGAAGTCTTCAGTTCGTGGCAGAAAATCCAAAGGCTACCTGATGTGAAGATCGGAGTCTCGGCTTATTCGCAGTATTATCAAACGGCTGCCCAAAAATTGCTGCCTAAGGCGACCCTTATGCCCATCAAATCCCCTCGTGAGTTCTTCAAGGATGACGGCAAAAACATCGATGCTCTCCTGTATGTCGCCGAAGCCGGTTCGGCCTGGACCTTGATCTATCCGGCTTATACGGTGGCGGTCCCTCTTCCCAACCCCATCAAAATCCCCTTCGTGTACCCTATGCCCCAAAGTCACCGGAACTTTGCGGATGTTGTGAATGCCTGGCTGAAATTGAAACAACAGGATGGGACTTTGGATACCGTCTTTGAACATTGGATCCTGGGAAGGGGAGCGAAAAAGAAAACTCCACGGTGGTCGATCATCCGGGATGTTCTGCACTGGGTGGAGTAA
- a CDS encoding MBL fold metallo-hydrolase, whose protein sequence is MPSEYTIELQKELRATLPFADKRDLEEAKKGFIAAPDYEQIKAEDGHIAWDMASYGWLLQDKQFDSIHPSLQRQAVINMAYGLYEVVPDKIYQVRGYDLSNISFIKGDTGWIVIDPLTCKETAKAALDFINENVEKRPVVAVIYSHSHADHFGGVRGVVDEADVKSGKVPVIAPVGFMEHAIAENVYAGNAMNRRMFFQYGVLLPRSPFGHVDQAIGKNTASGTLGLIEPTRYIVKDFEEVTVDGVRMEFQNTPGTEAPAEMNTWFPDLKTFWAAENITGTIHNIYTLRGALVRDALEWSKQINVSLYRYGQEAEVMFSAHSWPRWGNDRIQEVMRTQRDVYAHLNNEVLHQANQGVTISEIHNVYKLPDSLRQQWAAHSYHGSEEHNSRAVMNRYLGYWDANPATLMPLSPRDSAPLYVEMMGGSKKIMAKGKELYDKGQYFAAMEILNKLVYAEPDNTAGKDLLADVFEQIGYQKESPSVRNSFLGAAYELRNRLPAGTTPSTTGPDTIRSMSTELWLNALAINMDSQKVAGTDYVINLVTPDNDEKFVVELSNSVLTSIVGHQAKEPNLTITVDRIELEKVMIGEATFDDLLKGGKAKFEGDRKGFDAIRAAMTTFTPTFEMMPGTAPKEPAKASKKPLEAHPPAETAGG, encoded by the coding sequence ATGCCTTCGGAGTACACGATCGAGCTGCAGAAGGAATTGCGAGCCACGCTGCCTTTTGCTGATAAGCGCGATCTCGAGGAGGCCAAGAAGGGCTTCATTGCCGCGCCGGATTACGAACAGATCAAGGCCGAGGATGGGCATATTGCCTGGGATATGGCCAGCTACGGATGGCTGCTGCAGGACAAGCAATTTGACTCGATCCACCCTTCTCTGCAACGGCAGGCGGTCATTAACATGGCCTACGGTCTCTACGAGGTGGTACCTGACAAGATCTACCAGGTGCGAGGTTACGACCTGTCCAACATTAGTTTTATTAAGGGTGATACCGGCTGGATCGTCATCGATCCGCTAACCTGCAAGGAAACCGCTAAAGCGGCCTTGGACTTTATCAACGAGAACGTTGAAAAACGTCCGGTGGTGGCTGTGATCTATTCACATTCGCATGCCGACCACTTCGGTGGGGTCCGCGGCGTGGTGGACGAGGCGGACGTGAAAAGCGGCAAGGTGCCGGTCATTGCCCCGGTGGGCTTCATGGAACACGCTATTGCCGAGAATGTCTACGCCGGCAATGCCATGAACCGCCGGATGTTCTTCCAGTACGGCGTCCTGCTGCCGCGCAGCCCCTTTGGCCATGTTGACCAAGCAATCGGGAAGAACACCGCCTCGGGGACGCTCGGCCTGATCGAGCCGACACGGTACATCGTGAAGGACTTTGAAGAAGTGACCGTCGATGGCGTACGGATGGAGTTCCAGAACACGCCGGGCACCGAAGCGCCCGCCGAGATGAACACCTGGTTTCCTGATCTGAAGACATTCTGGGCTGCGGAGAATATCACAGGCACCATTCACAACATCTATACCCTGCGCGGCGCTCTGGTGCGCGATGCGCTGGAGTGGTCGAAACAGATCAATGTGTCTCTGTATCGCTACGGGCAGGAGGCAGAAGTGATGTTTTCGGCGCACTCCTGGCCGCGCTGGGGTAATGACCGTATTCAGGAAGTCATGCGCACCCAGCGTGACGTTTACGCCCATTTGAACAACGAGGTCCTGCATCAGGCCAATCAGGGTGTGACTATCAGCGAGATCCACAACGTCTACAAGCTCCCCGACAGTCTCAGGCAACAATGGGCGGCACACAGCTACCACGGCTCGGAAGAACACAACAGCCGTGCCGTAATGAACCGCTATCTCGGATACTGGGACGCTAACCCGGCCACGCTCATGCCCTTGTCGCCAAGGGATTCCGCGCCGTTGTATGTGGAGATGATGGGCGGTTCGAAAAAGATTATGGCCAAGGGCAAGGAGCTTTACGACAAGGGCCAATACTTCGCGGCGATGGAGATCCTGAACAAGCTGGTCTATGCGGAACCCGACAATACTGCCGGCAAGGACTTACTGGCCGACGTTTTTGAGCAGATCGGGTACCAGAAGGAAAGCCCGAGCGTTCGCAATAGCTTTCTTGGTGCGGCGTATGAGCTGCGAAACCGTTTGCCCGCCGGTACAACGCCATCGACGACCGGTCCTGACACCATCAGGAGCATGTCGACCGAGCTCTGGCTGAATGCTTTGGCCATCAACATGGACAGTCAAAAGGTCGCCGGGACGGATTATGTCATCAACCTGGTCACCCCGGACAACGATGAAAAGTTTGTCGTCGAACTGAGCAACTCGGTGCTGACCAGCATCGTGGGCCATCAGGCAAAAGAGCCCAATCTGACCATCACCGTCGACCGCATCGAACTGGAGAAGGTGATGATCGGTGAGGCCACATTCGATGATCTGCTCAAGGGTGGAAAGGCCAAGTTCGAGGGCGACCGCAAGGGCTTCGATGCCATACGCGCCGCAATGACGACCTTCACGCCCACTTTCGAGATGATGCCCGGCACCGCGCCGAAAGAGCCGGCAAAGGCTTCGAAAAAGCCGCTCGAGGCGCATCCGCCCGCCGAGACAGCGGGTGGTTGA
- a CDS encoding neuromedin U yields MGPFYNIPSWRTIITIGITVLSLLVIPVLSMADDESNLAKQTQNPVADLISIPFQNNMNFGLEPNHRTQNVLNIQPVIPLNLTREWNLITRTIMPVIKQPDLRTTNDDTWGVGDINMSLFFSPAKSEGLIWGLGPIFQFPTATDEVLGSRKWAAGPTGVGLFVQGPWVVGLLANNIWSYAGNDDRKHVRQFLAQYFVNYNLPQGWYLTSSPIITANWEAEGKGNKWTVPVGGGVGKVFRIGKLPFNGNILAFSNVVRPDEGADWTLRIQLALLLPKSLFTD; encoded by the coding sequence ATGGGGCCGTTTTATAATATTCCATCCTGGAGAACGATCATCACCATCGGAATCACCGTACTTAGCCTATTGGTGATACCGGTTTTATCAATGGCGGATGATGAATCCAACCTCGCCAAGCAGACACAAAATCCCGTGGCAGATCTCATCAGTATCCCTTTTCAGAACAATATGAATTTCGGATTGGAGCCCAACCATCGAACTCAGAACGTGTTAAATATTCAACCGGTAATTCCCTTGAATCTCACCAGAGAGTGGAACCTCATTACCCGGACGATCATGCCCGTCATCAAGCAACCTGATCTTCGCACCACCAATGACGACACGTGGGGGGTGGGAGACATTAATATGTCCTTATTCTTTTCACCCGCAAAGAGTGAAGGGTTGATTTGGGGCCTTGGCCCTATTTTCCAATTCCCCACCGCCACGGACGAAGTGTTGGGTTCCCGGAAATGGGCTGCGGGACCGACCGGGGTAGGACTTTTTGTGCAAGGTCCTTGGGTCGTGGGTCTCCTGGCCAATAACATCTGGTCGTATGCGGGCAATGACGACCGCAAACACGTCAGGCAATTTTTGGCTCAATATTTTGTCAATTATAACCTCCCACAGGGATGGTACCTCACCTCGTCACCCATCATTACCGCCAACTGGGAAGCGGAGGGCAAAGGGAATAAATGGACAGTTCCCGTGGGAGGCGGGGTCGGCAAAGTGTTTAGGATCGGCAAATTGCCCTTCAATGGAAATATCCTGGCCTTTAGCAATGTGGTGCGTCCTGATGAGGGGGCCGACTGGACGTTACGTATTCAATTAGCCCTGTTACTTCCCAAGTCCCTCTTCACCGATTAA
- a CDS encoding type II toxin-antitoxin system VapB family antitoxin has translation MRTTININDQLLNEAKKRAAETHRTLTALIEDALRLALRRTNTNAASPTVRIPTSGKGGVLPGVNLDDTSALLDRMDEIK, from the coding sequence ATGAGAACCACTATCAATATTAACGATCAGCTGCTCAACGAGGCGAAAAAGAGGGCTGCCGAAACGCACCGTACGCTTACGGCCCTTATTGAAGATGCACTCCGATTGGCCTTGAGAAGGACGAACACAAATGCTGCCTCGCCTACAGTCCGAATTCCCACTTCAGGAAAAGGGGGCGTCCTTCCCGGTGTCAATTTGGATGATACCTCCGCGCTCTTGGACCGCATGGATGAGATAAAGTGA